CCGTCTAATACATTATTTAAATTATAATCACCATATAAATAAATTGTCAATAATAAACCTATTATTTTAACATTTTAATATTAAATATTACTGTCAAAAAAAGAACAACTAAAACTAATAGTTGTTCCCAATTTCAAGAAAAATTCTCACTAAAATTATATTATTCCTTTATATACCTAAAATATTTCTAGTATGTTGTTCAACTTGCTCTGGAGTAACATCTGTATTTCTTGCAACTTTCGTATCAATAGCAGCTTTAGCTACCGCAGCAGCTACTTTAGGCGCTATTCTAAGATCAAAAGCCTCTGGTATGACATATTCTGGTGAAAGTTTATCTTTATCCACCAAACCTGCTATGGCATAAGCTGCAGCTATTTTCATTTCATCATTTATCTGTGAAGCATAAACATCCAGTGCTCCTCTGAATATGCCTGGAAAAGCCAGTACATTATTAACCTGATTTGGGAAATCTGATCTTCCAGTACACACAATTTTAGCTCCTGCTCTTAAAGCAGCCTCTGGCAATATTTCAGGATTGGGATTTGCCATTGCCATTACTATTGGATCTACATTCATGGACTTCACCATTTCCTCAGTAACACAATTGGCTTTAGATACTCCTAAAAATACATCTGCCCCTTTTAATGCCTCTTTTAAATCTCCCTTTACAATGGATTTGTTGGTTATATCTGCCAGTTCTTCTTTATACTCATTCATTCCTGAAGTTCTTCCTTTGTATATTGTGCCTTTGCTGTCACAAATTACTACATCATTTACTCCCATTTTCAAAAGAAGCTTTGTAATAGCAGTGCCTGCTGCACCTGCTCCATTTATCACCACTTTTATATCGGAAAATTCCTTATTCACAATTTTTAGTGCATTTATAATACAGGCAGAAGAAACTACTGCAGTGCCATGCTGGTCATCATGGAATATGGGAATGTTACTTATTTTCTTCAATTTATCTTCTATCTCAAAACACTCTGGTGCTTTTATGTCTTCTAAGTTTATTCCCCCAAAGGTTGGCTCCATCAACTTTACAGCCTCTACAATTTTATGTACATTTTTTGTATCCAAACATATGGGAAAAGCATCAACTCCGGCAAAGGCCTTAAATAATACACATTTTCCTTCCATAACAGGCATTCCCGCCCCGGCTCCTATATCTCCAAGGCCAAGTACCGCTGTTCCATTTGTAACTACAGCTACCCAGTTCCCTTTGGAAGTATATTCATATATTTTACTTTCATCTTTTTTAATTTCCAGACAAGGCTCTGCTACTCCTGGAGTATATGCAAGAGTCAAATCCTCTTTATTTTTTACAGGTACTTTACATTTTAATGCAATTTTGCCTTGATTTTCACTATGAAATTTTAAGGCTCTTTCCCTTAAATCACTCATATATAAATTGTCCTCCTAAAATTTATTTTACTTTGGCATCTAAAATAACTAAGATGCTTTTTTACCACAAAATTTAGTATATCACTATTTTTAATCCATGTCATGACTATATATCCAGCTGTTCCCCTTCAAGTCTCTTAGGTAAAAACAAACAAAGTATCAGTGAAATTACATTTAAAATAATAAAACATATAAATAGCACATGCAATCCTGAATTCAAAGACCCTTTTACAAGTTCAGCCGAAAGATTATTGTTTAATGCTGGAGTATTATATAAATTACTAGGTTCTATACCTTGTATGTGTAGGTTTTCAAAATATTTTATTATACTAAAATTAAATATGCTTCCAAATACACTTATTCCTATGGTTTGACCCAAATTCCTTAAGAGGGTGTTAACTGCCACTGCTGCCCCTCTCGTAGAATACTCCACTGAATCCTGTATAACTATAGTCTGGGTATTTAAATTACCTCCAAATCCAAAACCCAGTATTGATACCGCAAGTATTACTAGAATTAATGGAGAATTTATGTTAAATAGAGGTAATACCATACTTCCAATCAATAATATAATAGAACTTAATAAAACTATATTTTTTTTACTATATTTAGTTATATATTTTGCCAAAAACATTGAAGACATAAGCCAGGTAAGGGACATAGGTGCCATACAAAGACCTGAAATAGTGGCACTAAAGCTGAGCACATTTTGAATGTATAAGACTACATACACATCCATTGCAATCAATACAGCGGATTGCAGAAAACCTAATATATTCACTATGGTACTTGATTTAGTAAATATCTCAAAGGGCATAACAGGTTCTTTTGCTTTTTTTTCTATAAAATAGAATATAACAAGAAGCACACCTGCCAATAAAACATATACAAGCACAAAGAGTATATTTCCACTTTCTTTCTTTTCTCCAGCTAAAAATCCATATAAAAAAAGTATAATAGAAATAGTTAAAATAAGTGTTCCAAAATAATCTATATGTACATCTCTTTTTTGAAAATTTTCTCTAAGATTTCTTTGAATAAGCACCACAGATATTATTCCAAAGGGTATGTTTATAAAAAAAATCCAGTGCCAGGACAAAGTATCTATTAAAAATCCTCCCAAAAAAGGTCCTACCAGACTTGCAACTCCCCACACCGTACTTAGCCATCCTTGAACTTTAGCCCTTCCAGTAACAGAAAATAAGTCTCCTATTATGGTGTAAGTTAATGTAAATATAGAACCTGCTCCGATCCCCTGGACAGCACGGGATGCTATAAGAAAATACATATTTTGAGAAAGCCCACATAAAAAGCTGCCTATTAGAAATATTATTATACCAAAAGTTAAAATATTTTTTCTGCCATATAAATCTGCTAATTTGCCATATATAGGAGTGGTAATGGTTGATGTAAGCAAATATGTAGAAAATACCCAGCTTATAAGGTGAAATCCATTTAAATTCTTTACTATAGTTGGCACAGCTGTAATTACAACAGTTCCCTCCACAGCCGCAAGAAACATAGCCACCATGCTGGCAATAATTATATTTCTCTTCTCTTTCTCTAAATTCATATTAAATTTCACTTCCTTCCAAATACCGTCAAGCACTCTCCAAAAAACTTCAGGTTCATTTACGATCCTGAAGTTTTTCATTGAATATATTTACTGTAAAAATTTATTCTACCTTAAGCTTCATCTTAATCCCAGAACCTATTTCCTCTACTGTAGGAAGTATTCCTTCAAATTGTTCTGGAATGTCCCCGTTGAGCTTATATTCTCCATCCCCGGCGGCTTCTTTATCTTTAAAAGCATACTGTACAATTAATTTTTCTCCATCTTTACAAAGAATTATACCTACAGAAGGGTTGTCTCTTTCTTCTTTAACTGAATCATCTACTATGGATAGATGGAATGTTAGAATTCCTAAATACTCAGGTTTAAACTTTCCTATTTTAAATTCAACAATTAAATAACATTTAAGCTTCAGATTGTAGAAAAGCAAATCCACATAATAATCAGAACCAGACAATTCTATGTGATACTTTTTCCCAACTAGTGCAAATCCTCGTTTTAAATCCAGAAAAAATTCTATCACATTTTTCATGAACTGTCCTTGAAAATACTTTTCTTTTACTTCATCGGAAATTTCCATGAAATCCAATAGGTATTCATCCTTTAATACATAAAAATAATTTTTTAGTTCACTTTCATTTCCCAAATTATTTTCTTTTAAATCTATATCCTGTATAAAATGAGAATTATCTGAATTTAAATCAGCACTTTTTTTTAACTTGATATCTTCATCCAAATTATTTTCCTCTGTAATAATGTTCTTGCTTTCAATAGATTCCAAATCCTCATAACAGGTATCCTCTTTTAATGCTTCTTCCTCCTCACCTGTTATGCCATATTCCATGTCTATATTATTAATCAATTCTTCAGTTGACCAACCTTTTTCCATAACCTTATTTATAAATTCTAATCTTTTATCTGAATCCTTTATTTTATGCATTATAATTATATTACAGGACCAACTTACCTTTGAAGCTATTTTATCTACCAAATCCTGCGAACCGTATTCTCTGGCAAAGGCAGCCATATTCCTTAAATTCTTCTCTGTAAAACTCAAGTTCCCAGGGAATTTAAGCTTAAGGT
This window of the Clostridium kluyveri DSM 555 genome carries:
- a CDS encoding PDDEXK nuclease domain-containing protein; the encoded protein is MLEYHNNHNDIGALLEHLNMDIILSKNMAYKDISKNMFRLYWEIGNLILAKDDEGCGIEFINISAGYLKLKFPGNLSFTEKNLRNMAAFAREYGSQDLVDKIASKVSWSCNIIIMHKIKDSDKRLEFINKVMEKGWSTEELINNIDMEYGITGEEEEALKEDTCYEDLESIESKNIITEENNLDEDIKLKKSADLNSDNSHFIQDIDLKENNLGNESELKNYFYVLKDEYLLDFMEISDEVKEKYFQGQFMKNVIEFFLDLKRGFALVGKKYHIELSGSDYYVDLLFYNLKLKCYLIVEFKIGKFKPEYLGILTFHLSIVDDSVKEERDNPSVGIILCKDGEKLIVQYAFKDKEAAGDGEYKLNGDIPEQFEGILPTVEEIGSGIKMKLKVE
- a CDS encoding NAD(P)-dependent malic enzyme yields the protein MSDLRERALKFHSENQGKIALKCKVPVKNKEDLTLAYTPGVAEPCLEIKKDESKIYEYTSKGNWVAVVTNGTAVLGLGDIGAGAGMPVMEGKCVLFKAFAGVDAFPICLDTKNVHKIVEAVKLMEPTFGGINLEDIKAPECFEIEDKLKKISNIPIFHDDQHGTAVVSSACIINALKIVNKEFSDIKVVINGAGAAGTAITKLLLKMGVNDVVICDSKGTIYKGRTSGMNEYKEELADITNKSIVKGDLKEALKGADVFLGVSKANCVTEEMVKSMNVDPIVMAMANPNPEILPEAALRAGAKIVCTGRSDFPNQVNNVLAFPGIFRGALDVYASQINDEMKIAAAYAIAGLVDKDKLSPEYVIPEAFDLRIAPKVAAAVAKAAIDTKVARNTDVTPEQVEQHTRNILGI
- a CDS encoding MFS transporter, coding for MNLEKEKRNIIIASMVAMFLAAVEGTVVITAVPTIVKNLNGFHLISWVFSTYLLTSTITTPIYGKLADLYGRKNILTFGIIIFLIGSFLCGLSQNMYFLIASRAVQGIGAGSIFTLTYTIIGDLFSVTGRAKVQGWLSTVWGVASLVGPFLGGFLIDTLSWHWIFFINIPFGIISVVLIQRNLRENFQKRDVHIDYFGTLILTISIILFLYGFLAGEKKESGNILFVLVYVLLAGVLLVIFYFIEKKAKEPVMPFEIFTKSSTIVNILGFLQSAVLIAMDVYVVLYIQNVLSFSATISGLCMAPMSLTWLMSSMFLAKYITKYSKKNIVLLSSIILLIGSMVLPLFNINSPLILVILAVSILGFGFGGNLNTQTIVIQDSVEYSTRGAAVAVNTLLRNLGQTIGISVFGSIFNFSIIKYFENLHIQGIEPSNLYNTPALNNNLSAELVKGSLNSGLHVLFICFIILNVISLILCLFLPKRLEGEQLDI